In Wenyingzhuangia fucanilytica, the following are encoded in one genomic region:
- the nusA gene encoding transcription termination factor NusA, translated as MENIDLINSFSEFKDDKNIDRVMLMSILEEVFRAALKRKYGSDENFDIIVNPDKGDLEIWRNRIVVEDEMSEDDNEEIELSEARKIEPDFEVGEEVSEEIKLHQLGRRAILALRQNLISKLYEHDSTNLYKKFKELEGDLYTAEVHHIKHNAVILLDDEGNELVLPKSEQIRSDFFRKGDSVRGIIKTVELRGNKPVIILSRTAPEFLTKLFEQEIPEVFDGLITIEGVARIPGEKAKIAVDSYDDRIDPVGACVGIKGSRIHGIVRELGNENIDVINYTKNVQLYISRALSPAKVVKMDIFEAEGDKKAKAEVYLRPEEVSKAIGRNGVNIRLATQLTGYEIDVLRDGVEDDEDVELTEFSDEIEAWIIDEFKSIGLDTAKSVIDKDVAELVSRTDLEEETIIEVQRILKEEFDR; from the coding sequence ATGGAGAATATAGATTTAATCAATTCATTTTCAGAATTTAAAGATGATAAGAACATTGACCGTGTAATGTTAATGTCTATTTTAGAAGAAGTTTTTAGAGCTGCATTGAAAAGAAAGTATGGTTCTGATGAAAATTTTGATATTATCGTAAACCCAGATAAAGGGGATTTAGAAATTTGGAGAAACCGAATTGTAGTTGAAGATGAAATGTCTGAAGACGATAATGAGGAAATTGAGTTGTCTGAAGCTAGAAAAATTGAACCGGATTTTGAGGTTGGTGAAGAGGTTTCTGAAGAAATTAAATTACATCAATTAGGACGTAGAGCTATTTTAGCATTACGTCAAAACTTAATTTCTAAATTATACGAGCACGATAGTACAAACTTGTATAAAAAGTTTAAAGAGTTAGAAGGAGATTTATATACTGCAGAAGTTCATCATATTAAACATAACGCTGTTATTTTATTAGATGATGAAGGAAACGAGTTAGTATTGCCTAAGAGTGAGCAAATTCGTTCAGACTTTTTTAGAAAAGGAGATTCTGTAAGAGGTATTATTAAAACAGTAGAGTTAAGAGGTAACAAACCTGTTATTATTTTGTCTAGAACTGCTCCAGAGTTTTTAACTAAATTATTTGAACAAGAGATACCTGAAGTATTTGATGGTTTAATTACTATCGAAGGTGTAGCACGTATTCCTGGTGAAAAAGCAAAAATTGCTGTTGATTCTTATGATGATAGAATTGATCCTGTTGGAGCATGTGTTGGTATTAAAGGATCTAGAATTCACGGTATTGTTCGTGAGTTAGGAAACGAAAATATTGATGTTATCAATTACACAAAAAATGTTCAATTATACATTTCTAGAGCATTAAGTCCTGCTAAAGTTGTAAAAATGGATATCTTTGAGGCTGAAGGAGATAAAAAAGCGAAAGCTGAAGTTTATTTACGTCCAGAAGAAGTATCAAAAGCAATTGGTAGAAATGGTGTAAATATTAGATTAGCTACTCAATTAACAGGTTACGAAATTGACGTGTTAAGAGATGGTGTAGAAGACGATGAAGACGTAGAGTTAACAGAGTTTTCTGACGAAATAGAAGCATGGATTATTGACGAATTCAAAAGCATTGGTTTAGATACTGCAAAAAGTGTTATAGACAAAGATGTGGCTGAATTAGTGAGCAGAACCGATTTGGAAGAAGAAACAATCATTGAGGTTCAACGTATTTTAAAAGAAGAATTTGATAGATAG
- the rimP gene encoding ribosome assembly cofactor RimP, translated as MDKNKVEEYIKEALVENAELFLVDLVIGAENKISVIIDGDKGVPLSECIRVSRAVEANLDRDEEDFSIEVATPDIAKPIVLQRQYVKNIGRTILVTTENDKFEGVLEKVTDENIVLSWKTREPKEIGKGKVTVEKSATLTYAEIKETKVKILFS; from the coding sequence ATGGATAAAAATAAAGTCGAAGAATACATTAAGGAGGCACTAGTTGAAAACGCTGAATTGTTTTTAGTTGACTTAGTTATAGGAGCTGAAAATAAAATTTCGGTGATTATAGATGGTGATAAAGGAGTTCCTTTAAGTGAATGTATTCGTGTAAGTAGAGCTGTAGAAGCTAACTTAGATAGAGACGAAGAAGATTTTAGTATTGAAGTTGCAACACCAGATATTGCTAAGCCAATTGTGTTACAAAGACAATATGTAAAAAATATAGGGAGAACAATCCTTGTGACTACTGAAAATGATAAGTTTGAAGGTGTGCTTGAAAAAGTAACCGATGAGAATATTGTTTTAAGCTGGAAAACAAGAGAACCTAAAGAAATTGGTAAAGGAAAAGTTACTGTAGAAAAATCAGCAACTTTGACTTATGCCGAGATAAAGGAAACAAAAGTAAAAATATTATTTAGTTAA
- a CDS encoding DUF2723 domain-containing protein, whose translation MEEKTYQKWNIITGWVVFAISLITYTLTLEPTVSFWDCGEYISTAVKLEVGHPPGAPLFQMLGAFFAMFSFSASNVAYMVNFMSGLASAFTILFMFWSLTNLIKRIAIKNNVLDLNKTIAIIGSAAVGSLTYTFSDSFWFSAVEAEVYAMSSFLMALLFWLGLKWEKSFGQPRNNRWLILISLIIGLSFGVHILSLLVIPSLVFLYLNYYYEKYTVKTFIIANAIAIGTLAFIFKFLFPYTLLFFSASELFFINNLGLPFNTGTIIAGIVIIIGFYFGLKHTRKNNMYLGNTALLSIMFVMIGFSCWLMLPIRANANTIINENNPSSARELLAYYNREQYGDANIFYDTYYSEKYNREPATDANGETIMEDVKPKYEKDEKSGKYIIVNDYKNAQQKTGDQHKGFIPRMVVPGLEQNYKMIAGIPKNSKERPTMAQNLKYMAEYQFGYMYFRYLFWNFVGKQNDIQGNMDPLNGNWITGINAIDRFFIGPQTNLPSDVINNKGRNIYFGIPFILGIIGLIYQYSKDKRNFYNLLLFFAFTGFAIIFYTNPKPFEPRERDYAVVGSFYIFAMWVGFGVYAIIDKINEYKNNKLVAISVTSICLLISPVLMASENWDDHDRSNRYTAYFNAKAYLDSCDENAILFTIGDNDTFPLWYLQEVEKYRTDIKIINSSLLATDWYIDQMKRKAYESDPIPSQLTHKQYRHGSLDVAYHIDQVDDRWNIDDFMMWISSSDKRTYIEVTDGKFEKFYPTNKLRLTVNKETVLANGTVKAKDADSIVDYMDMDVDDRGLTKNRILMLDILANNNWKHPIYFTGGANADEEYIWLKDYLQLDGMAYKLVPIKTKNEYGILGMGRIDSDDLYEKVKDWNFGHHGKDFYLDVESRKNSISYRNTISRLVEALINEGKFDKAEEILDLSFNKMPIEEYQQYGVCLGFPEQYYLINKPEKARIAADLLIKTFQEHLTYYSQFNSYDLNYLFSEVENQFKMYQTVAADVNKYDKDTDYKDMVEKSFLEHIKLFEEIFQ comes from the coding sequence ATGGAAGAAAAAACTTATCAAAAATGGAACATCATCACTGGATGGGTTGTATTTGCAATTTCACTAATCACATACACACTTACTCTTGAACCTACTGTTAGCTTTTGGGATTGTGGAGAATATATTTCAACAGCTGTAAAACTAGAAGTAGGTCACCCACCAGGTGCTCCTTTATTCCAAATGCTTGGTGCCTTTTTTGCCATGTTTAGTTTTTCTGCTAGTAATGTAGCTTATATGGTTAACTTTATGTCTGGTCTAGCAAGTGCTTTTACCATATTGTTTATGTTTTGGTCCTTAACCAACCTAATTAAAAGAATTGCTATAAAAAACAATGTATTAGACCTAAACAAAACTATTGCTATTATTGGTAGTGCTGCAGTAGGTAGTTTAACTTATACTTTTTCTGATAGTTTTTGGTTTAGTGCTGTAGAGGCCGAAGTATATGCTATGTCTTCTTTTTTAATGGCCTTACTTTTCTGGTTAGGACTAAAATGGGAAAAATCTTTTGGACAACCTAGAAACAATAGATGGTTAATTTTAATATCTCTTATTATAGGTCTTTCTTTTGGAGTACACATTTTATCTTTATTAGTAATTCCATCATTAGTATTCCTATACCTAAATTATTATTACGAAAAATACACTGTAAAAACTTTTATCATTGCCAATGCTATTGCAATAGGAACCTTAGCTTTTATTTTTAAGTTTTTATTCCCTTATACCTTATTATTCTTTAGTGCTTCTGAATTGTTCTTTATCAACAATCTAGGATTGCCATTTAATACAGGAACTATTATCGCTGGTATTGTTATTATTATTGGTTTCTACTTTGGATTAAAACACACTCGTAAAAACAATATGTATTTAGGAAACACAGCTTTATTATCTATCATGTTTGTTATGATTGGTTTTTCTTGCTGGTTAATGCTTCCTATTAGAGCTAACGCCAATACCATTATTAACGAAAACAACCCTTCATCTGCTAGAGAACTTTTAGCTTACTACAATCGTGAACAATATGGTGATGCTAATATTTTTTACGATACCTATTATTCTGAAAAATACAATAGAGAACCTGCAACAGATGCCAATGGTGAAACCATCATGGAAGATGTAAAACCTAAGTACGAAAAAGACGAGAAAAGCGGGAAATACATTATTGTTAACGACTACAAAAACGCACAACAAAAAACCGGAGATCAACACAAAGGTTTTATTCCTAGAATGGTTGTTCCAGGTCTAGAGCAAAACTATAAAATGATTGCAGGTATTCCTAAAAACAGTAAAGAGAGACCAACCATGGCTCAAAACCTAAAATACATGGCCGAGTATCAATTTGGATACATGTACTTTAGATATTTGTTTTGGAATTTTGTTGGAAAACAAAACGACATTCAAGGAAACATGGATCCTTTAAACGGAAATTGGATCACTGGAATTAATGCCATAGATAGATTTTTTATAGGTCCGCAAACAAATCTTCCTAGCGATGTTATTAACAACAAAGGGAGAAATATTTATTTTGGTATTCCTTTTATACTAGGGATTATCGGACTAATATATCAATACAGCAAAGACAAAAGAAACTTTTACAACCTATTATTATTCTTTGCTTTTACAGGTTTTGCCATCATTTTTTACACCAACCCAAAACCTTTTGAACCAAGAGAAAGAGATTATGCCGTTGTAGGATCTTTTTACATTTTTGCCATGTGGGTAGGATTTGGTGTTTATGCTATTATTGATAAAATAAACGAATACAAAAATAACAAACTGGTTGCCATCTCTGTAACTTCAATCTGTTTGCTAATCTCACCTGTTTTGATGGCTTCAGAAAACTGGGATGACCATGATAGATCTAACAGATATACAGCTTATTTTAATGCAAAAGCTTATTTAGATTCTTGTGATGAAAATGCTATTTTATTTACCATTGGAGATAACGATACTTTCCCACTTTGGTACTTACAAGAAGTAGAAAAATACAGAACTGATATTAAAATCATCAACTCTAGTTTACTAGCTACTGATTGGTATATTGATCAAATGAAGCGTAAAGCTTATGAGTCTGACCCTATCCCATCACAATTAACACACAAGCAATACAGACACGGTAGTTTAGACGTAGCTTATCATATCGATCAAGTTGACGACCGTTGGAATATTGACGACTTTATGATGTGGATTAGCTCATCTGACAAGAGAACTTATATTGAAGTTACTGATGGAAAGTTTGAGAAATTCTACCCAACAAACAAATTAAGATTAACCGTTAACAAAGAAACTGTTTTAGCTAATGGTACTGTTAAAGCAAAAGATGCTGATAGTATTGTTGACTATATGGATATGGATGTTGATGATAGAGGACTTACAAAAAACAGAATTTTAATGTTAGATATTCTAGCCAACAACAACTGGAAACATCCTATTTATTTTACAGGAGGAGCCAATGCTGACGAAGAATATATTTGGTTAAAAGATTATTTACAACTAGATGGTATGGCTTATAAATTAGTCCCTATAAAAACCAAAAATGAATATGGTATTTTAGGAATGGGAAGAATTGATAGTGATGACTTATACGAAAAAGTAAAAGACTGGAATTTTGGACATCATGGAAAAGATTTTTATTTAGATGTAGAATCTAGAAAAAATTCAATTTCTTATAGAAACACTATTTCTAGACTAGTTGAAGCTCTAATTAACGAAGGAAAGTTTGATAAAGCTGAAGAAATACTAGATTTAAGCTTTAACAAGATGCCTATTGAAGAATACCAACAATACGGAGTATGCCTAGGTTTTCCTGAACAATATTATCTTATTAACAAACCAGAAAAAGCTCGTATTGCTGCAGATTTATTGATCAAAACTTTTCAAGAACATTTAACTTATTACAGTCAGTTTAACTCATATGACTTAAACTACTTATTCTCAGAAGTTGAAAACCAATTCAAAATGTATCAAACTGTAGCTGCGGATGTTAATAAATACGACAAAGACACTGACTATAAAGACATGGTTGAAAAATCATTCTTAGAACACATCAAATTGTTCGAAGAAATTTTCCAATAA
- a CDS encoding polysaccharide deacetylase family protein, giving the protein MRLYPIKTAKIFKSIFNQWTWSFNTNKKEVYLTFDDGPIPNITPWVLNQLKKHKAKATFFCIGDNIKKHPEILEQIIQENHRVGNHTFNHLKGWNTNTDEYIKNTLLAEQYLPTQTQKLFRPPYGKISFSQSKKLLSLNYKIIMWDVLSADFDKHLTAKECTKNVLSKIENGSIVVFHDSEKAFPRLQEALPKILSELTKKGYSFKAIP; this is encoded by the coding sequence ATGAGGTTATACCCTATAAAAACTGCTAAAATTTTCAAGTCCATTTTTAATCAATGGACTTGGAGTTTTAACACCAATAAAAAAGAAGTATACCTTACTTTTGATGATGGCCCTATCCCAAACATCACTCCTTGGGTTTTAAACCAATTAAAAAAACACAAAGCAAAAGCCACTTTTTTTTGTATAGGAGACAACATCAAAAAACACCCAGAAATACTAGAACAAATTATTCAAGAAAACCATAGAGTTGGAAACCATACTTTTAACCATCTAAAAGGCTGGAACACTAATACCGATGAATACATCAAAAACACCTTATTAGCAGAGCAATATCTTCCTACTCAGACTCAAAAACTATTTAGACCACCTTATGGAAAAATCAGTTTTTCACAGTCAAAAAAACTGCTATCATTAAACTATAAAATTATTATGTGGGATGTGTTAAGTGCTGATTTTGACAAGCATTTAACCGCTAAAGAATGTACTAAAAACGTACTATCAAAAATAGAAAATGGGAGCATCGTTGTTTTTCACGATAGCGAAAAAGCTTTCCCTAGACTTCAAGAAGCACTTCCTAAAATCTTAAGTGAATTAACTAAAAAGGGATATTCTTTTAAAGCAATTCCCTAA
- a CDS encoding thioredoxin family protein: MTKFGDLINVEIPVLIDFYAQWSEEEEEPTGVVLKDVVAALGDKAKVIKIDIQKNEILANALKVKGNPTYVIYKNGVMKWRQSGEQDANTLITLVQQYV; this comes from the coding sequence ATGACTAAGTTTGGTGATTTAATTAATGTTGAAATTCCTGTCTTAATCGATTTTTACGCTCAATGGAGTGAGGAGGAAGAAGAGCCAACAGGTGTGGTTTTAAAAGATGTTGTTGCGGCTTTAGGTGATAAAGCTAAAGTGATTAAAATTGATATTCAGAAAAATGAAATTTTAGCAAATGCTTTAAAAGTCAAAGGAAATCCTACTTATGTAATCTATAAAAATGGAGTGATGAAGTGGAGACAGTCTGGAGAGCAAGATGCTAATACATTGATTACATTAGTGCAACAATATGTTTAG
- the polA gene encoding DNA polymerase I — MATQKRLFLLDAFALIFRGYYALIKNPRINSKGMDTSAILGFTNSLLDVIKREQPELLAVAFDKGGSVTRTESFEAYKANRQETPEAIKIAIPYIHEILKAMNIPIIEVEGFEADDLIGTLAKQAEKQGCQVYMVTPDKDYAQLVSENIFMYRPARMGNGIEIWDIEKVKEKFEVESPLQVIDYLGMMGDAVDNIPGLPGVGDKTAKKFIKQYGSMENLLANTHELKGKMKEKIEANKELGLLSKELATIILDCPVEYHEEDFTMCAPNIEETSKIFQELEFRRIADTVNKIFGTETPQTTTEKQETPQTNSNEPQLDLFGSAEASQNTTSSFGYNTISNTKPIYQYLNTDIARKLFISKLLNQPKVAFEIVTERENFIDQIIGFSFSYEANTGYYIPVTENTDKILTELKAFFENEAIEKIAYDVKSNIKFLAQYNISLQGKIFDISLAHYLLHPDMRHQLDVLSETYLKYEVTHQDNVIGKGRNKIKLAEVDLAITTPYSCEQSDVCFQLESLFRKELSENNLEKLYDEIELPLLKVLAKMELAGINLDVPYLKELSDVLTTDIAVLEKEIYSLAGEEFNIASPKQLGIVLFENLKLVDKAKKTKTGQYATGEDILSKLASEHEIAAKILEYRGLVKLKNTYVDALPNEVNPVTNRVHTTYSQATAATGRLSSNNPNLQNIPIRTERGKQIRKAFVKRNDDYVLFAADYSQIELRLIAELSQDPEMLASFQKGDDIHRSTAAKVFGVSIDEVTREQRSHAKTVNFGIIYGVSAFGLSQQTNLSRKESKELIDTYYETYPTLKKYMASQVDFAKENGYVKTLLDRRRYLKNINSANAIVRSADERNAVNAPIQGTAADIIKIAMINIQKTLEQGKYKTQMLLQVHDELVFDMHKDEVDTLKPLIVSLMENAYKLSVPLVVDTDMGDNWLDAH; from the coding sequence ATGGCCACACAAAAAAGATTGTTTTTACTAGATGCTTTTGCTTTGATTTTTAGAGGGTATTACGCTTTGATAAAAAACCCAAGGATTAACTCTAAAGGAATGGACACTTCTGCTATTCTAGGATTTACAAATTCTTTATTAGATGTCATCAAAAGAGAACAACCAGAATTATTAGCTGTTGCTTTTGATAAAGGTGGATCTGTAACAAGAACCGAATCTTTTGAAGCTTATAAGGCCAACAGACAAGAAACTCCAGAAGCTATTAAAATAGCAATTCCATATATTCATGAAATTTTGAAAGCCATGAATATTCCTATTATTGAAGTTGAAGGGTTTGAAGCTGATGATTTAATTGGAACTTTAGCCAAACAAGCAGAAAAACAAGGGTGCCAAGTATACATGGTTACTCCTGATAAGGATTACGCCCAGCTAGTATCTGAAAACATTTTTATGTACAGACCTGCTAGAATGGGGAACGGAATTGAAATTTGGGATATAGAAAAAGTAAAAGAAAAATTTGAGGTAGAAAGCCCCCTACAAGTTATTGATTACTTAGGGATGATGGGAGATGCTGTTGACAACATACCGGGTTTACCTGGTGTAGGTGACAAAACTGCCAAAAAATTTATAAAACAATACGGATCTATGGAAAACCTTTTAGCCAATACTCATGAGCTAAAAGGAAAAATGAAAGAAAAAATTGAAGCCAACAAAGAGTTAGGATTACTATCTAAAGAATTGGCTACTATTATATTGGATTGTCCTGTAGAGTATCACGAGGAAGATTTTACCATGTGCGCGCCTAATATTGAAGAAACTTCGAAGATTTTTCAAGAATTAGAATTTAGACGTATTGCCGATACTGTTAACAAAATTTTTGGAACAGAAACACCACAAACAACTACAGAAAAACAAGAAACCCCACAAACAAACAGCAACGAACCTCAATTAGATTTGTTTGGAAGTGCCGAGGCATCGCAAAACACAACTTCTTCTTTTGGATACAATACAATTAGCAATACAAAGCCCATTTATCAATATTTAAACACTGATATTGCTAGAAAACTATTTATTAGCAAACTTTTAAATCAACCAAAAGTTGCTTTTGAAATTGTGACCGAAAGAGAAAATTTTATCGATCAAATTATTGGGTTTAGTTTTTCATACGAAGCCAACACAGGGTATTATATTCCTGTAACAGAAAATACTGATAAAATCCTTACAGAATTAAAAGCTTTTTTTGAAAACGAGGCTATTGAAAAAATTGCTTATGATGTTAAAAGTAATATCAAGTTTTTAGCACAATACAATATTTCTCTACAAGGAAAAATTTTCGACATTAGTTTAGCTCATTATTTATTACATCCAGACATGAGACATCAACTTGATGTATTGTCTGAAACTTACTTAAAATACGAAGTTACTCATCAAGACAACGTAATTGGAAAAGGTAGAAATAAAATAAAATTAGCCGAGGTAGATTTAGCTATCACCACTCCATATTCTTGCGAACAATCTGATGTTTGTTTTCAACTAGAAAGTCTTTTTAGAAAAGAATTATCAGAAAATAATTTAGAAAAATTATATGATGAAATTGAATTGCCATTATTAAAAGTATTGGCTAAAATGGAATTGGCAGGAATCAACCTTGATGTTCCATATTTAAAAGAATTATCAGATGTCTTAACTACAGATATTGCTGTTTTAGAAAAAGAAATCTACTCATTAGCTGGCGAAGAATTTAATATTGCCTCTCCTAAACAATTGGGAATAGTTTTATTTGAAAATTTAAAACTAGTGGATAAGGCTAAAAAAACCAAAACCGGACAATACGCAACTGGTGAAGATATTTTAAGCAAATTGGCATCGGAACATGAAATTGCTGCCAAAATATTAGAATATCGTGGATTGGTAAAACTAAAAAACACTTATGTAGATGCTTTACCAAACGAAGTAAACCCAGTAACTAACAGAGTTCACACCACCTACAGCCAAGCAACTGCAGCTACAGGAAGATTGAGTTCTAACAATCCAAACCTACAAAACATTCCTATCAGAACAGAAAGAGGAAAACAAATTCGTAAAGCATTTGTTAAAAGGAATGATGATTATGTTTTGTTTGCTGCCGATTACTCTCAAATAGAATTAAGATTAATTGCAGAATTAAGTCAAGATCCAGAAATGTTAGCTTCTTTTCAAAAAGGAGATGATATTCACCGCTCAACAGCTGCCAAGGTTTTTGGCGTTTCAATTGATGAAGTTACAAGAGAGCAACGTAGTCACGCTAAAACAGTAAACTTTGGAATTATTTATGGAGTTTCTGCTTTTGGTTTAAGCCAACAAACCAATTTAAGCAGAAAAGAATCAAAAGAATTGATTGATACTTATTACGAAACTTATCCTACGCTTAAAAAATACATGGCAAGTCAGGTAGATTTTGCCAAAGAAAATGGATATGTAAAAACTTTGTTAGATAGACGTAGATACCTAAAAAACATCAACTCTGCCAACGCTATTGTTCGTTCTGCCGATGAAAGAAATGCTGTAAACGCTCCTATTCAAGGAACTGCTGCAGACATTATTAAAATCGCCATGATTAACATCCAAAAAACACTAGAACAAGGAAAGTACAAAACCCAAATGCTTTTACAAGTTCATGATGAATTGGTGTTTGATATGCACAAAGATGAAGTTGACACCTTAAAACCTTTAATTGTTTCTCTAATGGAAAACGCATACAAACTTAGCGTTCCTTTAGTAGTTGATACTGATATGGGTGACAATTGGTTAGATGCACATTAA